The Intrasporangium calvum DSM 43043 sequence CGGACCACTTGTGCCCGTTGCCGAAGAACTCGGTGCGGGCGAGCAGCTGGACCATCGGGTGGGTGAAGAGCATGACGACGGCGAGGTCGATCAACGTCGTCAGACCCAGTGTGAAGGCGAAGCCGCGCACGTTGGCGGAGGCGAGCACGTAGAGGACCACGGCCGCCAGCAGGTTGACCGCGTCGGCGGCGATGATGGTGCGGCGGGCGCGTTTCCAGCCGGTCTCGACGGCGGCGACGAGCGGCCGCCCCTCGCGCACCTCGTCTCGGATGCGTTCGAAGTAGACGATGAAGCTGTCTGCGGTCACACCGATGGCGACGATCGCGCCGGTGACGCCCGCCATGGTCAGGCGGAAGCCGTGCGTCGTGCCGAGCACGACGAGGGCCAGGTAGGTCAGGGTGGCCGCGACGACGAGCGAGATGACCGTCACCATGCCGAGGGCGCGGTACTGGAACATCGAATAGACGACGACGAGGATGAGGCCGATCAGGCCCGCGAGCAGGCCGAGGCGGAGCTGCTCCTCACCGAGCTGGGGGGTGATGGTGTCGTTGGTCTGGAGGGCGAACGACATCGGCAGGGCACCGAACTTCAGCTGCTCGGCGAGTCGTTGGGCCGAGTCGATCGTGAACGACCCGGTGATCGAGGCTCGACCGTCGCTGATGACGGCCTTGGCCTGCGGGGCGGTGATGACCCGCTTGTCGAGGACGACCGCGAACTGGTCGAGCGGCGGCTGGCCCTGCAGGCCGACGAGGCGCTTGGTCACCTCGGCGAACGTGGCGCGGCCGGAGTCCTTGAACGACAGGCGGACCTCGACGATGGAGGTCGGCTGACCGGTCGGGCCGGGCTGGTAACCGCTCGTGGCGTCGCCGATCTCGCTGCCGTCGATCTCGACGGGGCCGAGGACGTACTTGGACACGCCGTCCTCGCCGCAGGTCGCCATCGGGGCGTCCTTGAGGTCGGTCGCGCGGTCGACGGCACCCGGCTCGAGACAGTTGAGGCCGACGTACTCCTTGGCGACCTTCGCGGCGGCCTGGTCGGCTTTGGCCTGCTCCCAGCCGAGGGTCAGCAGGCCTCGGCTCGTCTGGGCGGCGATGGCAGCCTCGAGCTCGGCCCCGGTCGGGGCGGGCGGCGCCTCGGTCGAGGCGGGGGTCGTCGCCGTGCTCGCCGGCGACCCCGTGGCCGAGGTGGTGGGAGCCGTCGTGGCCGCCCGCAGCCCCTCGGGGATGACGCCGCTGGCTGCCGTGGTGCTGGCGGAGGGGGTCGGGGTGCCGGTCGTCGTGGCGGTACCCGACGAGGTGCCGGTGGTCGCGGTGCCGGACGGCGTTCCCTCGGGGGTGGCCTGGGGAGCGGCCCGCTCGAAGTCCTGGACGAAGACGGCCCGGAAGCGCAGCTGGGACGGCTTGCGGATCGCGTCGAGCTGCTCCTCGGAGGGGGTTCCCGGGATGGCGACGACGATGTTGCGGCCGCCCTGGGTGGAGATCTCGCTCTCGGCGACGCCGTTGGCGTCGATGCGCTGGCGGATGATCTCGACGGCGCGGTCGAGCTGGCCGGGGTTGACCGCGGAGCCGTCCTCGATGACCGGGGCGAGCACCATCTCCGTGCCGCCCTCGAGGTCGAGGCCGAGCCGTGGGGTCAGCTGGCCGCCGGCCCACTGGAACAGTCCCCCGGCCAGCACGGCGAGGCCGACGGTCAGGGCGAGCAGGACAGCGAGGCTCCGCAGAGCTGCCTTCTTCGTCGTGATGCTACGAGCCACGGGTGGGCCTCACTGACCGGGTTCGGAGGAGTCGTCCGACTGCGGCCGGGCGGGTTGCGGGGCGGTCACGTCGGCCTGCTTCATGGCCACCGCCCTGCGGTCGAAGCGCATGATCAGGCCGTCGGCCACCTCGAGGTGGGCGCTGATGTCGTCGAGGTGCCGGATCGTGCCGAAGATGCCCGACGAGGTGACGACCTGGTCACCCACGTTGAGGGAGGAGTTGAACTGGCGCATCTGCTTCGTGCGCCGGTTGGCACTCCAGAACATCCAGCCCAGCAGCAGCAGCGGCAGGGCCAGGATGATCAACGAGTTGGCCCCGTTGCCGTTATCCATATCAGGCTCAATCCTTCGACTTCTCGTTCCGGGCAGCACGCGGCCCAGCATGGGGTGGGCTCCACGTCAACGTCCGGAGGCACTTGATGGTGCCACGGCGACGGCGGAGGCGCCCGCAGGAGTCTACGTCCGGCGTGCGGGTTTGTCAGACCGAGATGAGGCCGTATGCCGTTGGGCTCGGTCACGTTTTGGCCGCGGTCGCGCCGTGGTCACGTCTCGAACCGTCCGTTTGTCCCCTCCTCGAGCGGCAGGGTGGCCCCCCACAGTCCCTGCGCGTCGAGCGGTGCGGTCAGCCCGAGGTGCTGCCAGGCCAGCGCGGACGCGGCCCGCCCGCGCGGGGTGCGCACCATGAAGCCCTCCCTGACGAGGAACGGCTCGGCGACGGTCTCGACCGTGTCGGGCTCCTCCCCCACGGCGACGGCCAGCGTGGACAGCCCCACCGGACCGCCGCCGAAACGTCGGCAGAGCGCGTCGAGGACGGCGCGGTCGAGCCGGTCGAGGCCTCGCTCGTCGACGTCGAAGAGCTCGAGTGCCTGGCGGGCGGCAGCCTGCGTGACCCGGTCCTCGCCGTGGACCTGCGCCCAGTCGCGCACCCGGCGGAGGAGCCGGTTCGCGATCCGGGGCGTTCCCCGCGAGCGCACGGAGATCTCGACGATGCCGTCCTCGTCCGCGTCGAGGCCGAGGAGGCGGGCGGAGCGGTGCAGGATCGTCACGAGGTCGCTCGGGTCGTAGAAGTCGAGGTGGCCGGTGAACCCGAAGCGGTCGCGCAGCGGGGCCGGCAGCAGCCCGGCCCGGGTCGTGGCGCCGACGACGGTGAAGGGCGGCAGCTCGAGCGGGATGGCCGTCGCGCCCGGGCCCTTGCCGATGATGACGTCGACGCGGAAGTCCTCCATCGCGAGGTAGAGCATCTCCTCCGCGGCGCGCGACATCCGGTGGATCTCGTCGAGGAAGAGGACCTCCCCCTCCGCGAGCGAGGAGAGGACGGAGGCGAGGTCGCCAGCGTGCTGGATCGCGGGCCCGGACGTGATCCGGATGGGCTGCTCCAGCTCGCTGGCCACGATCATCGCGAGGGTGGTCTTGCCGAGGCCCGGCGGGCCGGAGAGCAGCACGTGGTCCGGTGGCGTGCCGCGTCCCTTCGCCGCCCGAAGGACGAGCCCGAGCTGGTCGCGGACCCGGGTCTGCCCGGGAAAGTCGTCGAGTCGCCGCGGCCGGAGGGCTGCTTCGACCTGCCGGTCGTCGGGATCGCTGCGGGCGTCGACGATCCGGGCGGTCGCCTCGTAGGACTGGTCCCAGCCCTGCTCGTCGACGGTCATCGGCCCAGCTCGCGCAGCGCCGCCCGCAGCATCGCGGAGACGCTGGCCCCGTCGGCGGCCTGGGGGGCGACCCGGTCGAGGGCGTCGTCGGCCTGCCGCACCGTCCAGCCGAGGCCGACCAGGGCCTCGCGGACCTGCTCGCGCCACGGCTCGCCGTCCATGCGCTGGTGCCCGATGCTCGCGCCGTCGCTCGACCCGGCGAGCGCGCCGAGCTTGTCGCGCAGCTCGAGGACGAGCCGCTCGGCGCCCTTCTTGCCGATCCCCGGCACCTTGGTCAGGGCCGCGATGTCGCCCGAGCCCAGGGCCCGGCGCACGGACGTGGGGTCGTGCACTGCGAGCACCGCCAGGGCCAGGCGGGGCCCGACCCCGGAGACCGTCTGCACCGTCTCGAAGACGTGCTTCTCCTCCTCCGTCGCGAACCCGTAGAGCGTCAGGGAGTCCTCCCGCACCACGAGCGTCGTGGCGAGGTCGGCGGGCTGGCCGATCCGCAGCGCGGCGGCGGTGGCCGGTGTCGTGTGGACGAGCATGCCCACCCCACCCACGGCCACGACGACCGAGTCGAGGCCTGCCTTGAGGACGGTTCCGGACAGCGAGGCGATCATCTGCGGGGCGCTCCAGCGGTGGGGACGGGGTTGGGTCGGGTCGCCGTGCGGGCGGCGAGGGTCGTGGCGTGTGCCTCCGCGGCCGCGGCGAGGCGGTTCTGGGTGCCGCCGCGCCACACGTGGCAGATCGCCAGCGCGAGCGCGTCGGCGGCGTCGGCGGGGCGCGGCGCGTGGTCGAGCCCGAGCAGCCGGGTGACCATCGTCGTCACCTGGCGCTTGTCGGCCCGTCCGCTGCCGCTGACCGCTGCCTTGACCTCGGTCGGGGTGTGCAGCGTCACGGGGAGGCCGCGACGCTCGGCCAGCATCATGACGATGCCCGTGCACTGGGCTGTGCCCAGCACGGTCGAGAGGTTGGTGTCGGCGAAGACCCGCTCGATGGCGACGGCCTCGGGTCGGGTCCGCTCGAACCACTCGCGCAGCTCTTCCTCGAGGGCGACGAGCCGCTTCGGCGTGGCGTCGGTCGACGGAGTCCGGATGACGCCGACCTCGACGAGCGAGAGCCGGCGACCGGGCAGGCCGTCGATGACACCGACGCCGCACCGGGTGAGGCCCGGGTCCACCGCGAGGACGCGCACGACCCACCTCCAGACTTGATCAGCTGACCGAACACGTGTTCGGCTCCACCGTAACGGCACCCTCCCCCGGAGCGACGGAAGGCACGCCGCGCGCGGCGTGCCTTCGGCGCGGACCGAACCCAGCGGCATACGGCAGCACCGCCGCCCCGTGGCTCGGTCGGCCGTCACTCCTCGCTGTCGAGCTGCTCGAGGACGTCGTCGGGGATGTCGCCGTTGGCGTAGACGTTCTGGACGTCGTCGCTGTCCTCGAGGGCGTCGATGCAGCGGATCATCTTCTTCGCGCCGTCGAGGTCCAGCGGAACCTGGAGGTTGGGCACGAACGACGCCTCCGCCGAGTCGTAGTCGATCCCCGCCTGCTGCAGCGCGGTGCGCACCGCGACGAAGTCACTCGCCTCGGAGACGATCTCCCACGTCTCGCCGTTGTCGTTGACCTCCTCGGCGCCCGCGTCGAGGACGACCTCGAGGATCTGCTCCTCTGACAACTCGCCCGAGGTCGTGGCTTTGAGGACGATGACGACGCCCTTGCGGCTGAAGACGTAGGCGACCGAGCCGGGGTCGGCGAGCTGGCCGCCGTTGCGGGTCAAGGCGGTCCGGACCTCGGCCGCCGCTCGGTTTCGGTTGTCGGTGAGGCACTCGATCAGCAGGGCGACCCCGTTGGGGGCATAGCCCTCGTACATGATCGTCTGGTAGTCCGACCCGCCGGCCTCGGCGCCCGAGCCGCGCTTGAGGGCGCGGTCGATGTTGTCGTTGGGGACCGAGGTCTTCTTCGCCTTCTGGATCGCGTCGTAGAGCGTCGGGTTGCCTGCCGGGTCACCACCGCCCTGCCGCGCCGCCACCTCGATGTTCTTGATGAGCTTGGCGAAGAGCTTGCCGCGCTTGGCGTCCTTGGCCGCCTTCTGGTGCTTCGTGGTGGCCCATTTGGAGTGGCCGCTCATGCAGTTCCCTCGCGTTCCGTTTCTGATGCGTTCGCCCGCTGGCCGGTCAGCGGCACTGCTCGACGATCCTGACGAACTCGGCATGGATCCGGCGATCGTCACCGACTTCCGGGTGGAAGGAGGTCGCCATGAGGTTTCCCTGCCGAACCGCGACGATCCTACCGGCGGCGGCTCCGTGGCTCACGCGCGCAAGGACCTCGACCCCGTCGCCGACCGCCTCGACCCAAGGGGCGCGGATGAATACGGCGTGCACCGTCCCCGCGAGGCCCACGTAGTCGAGGTCGGTCTCGAAGGAGTCGACCTGCCGGCCGAAGGCGTTGCGCCGCACCGTCATGTCGATCCCGCCGAGCGTCTCCTGGTCGGGGCGCGCGTCGGCGATCCGGTCGGCGAGCATGATCATCCCGGCACACGACCCGTAGACCGGCATGCCGTTCGCGATCCGCTTCCGGAGGGGCTCCTGCAGCTCGAAGGCCCGGACGAGCTTGTCCATCACCGTCGACTCCCCGCCGGGGATGACGAGCGCGTCGACCGCGTCGACCTCGTGCGGCCGCCGGACCGTGACCGCAGCGACGCCGAGGTCGGTGAGGGCCGCGACGTGCTCGCGCACGTCGCCCTGGACGGCGAGGACGCCGATGGTGACTGTCACAAACCCCAGATCGTATGCCGCTGGGCTGGCTCAGCGTGAATCCGCGGTCCGAGCCCCCTGCGGCCCGAGGTACGTTCTGCGCATGCTCGACGCCGACGGCTTCCTCGACGACCTCCTCTCCCGCGCGGCCGACCTCGACGCCCACGCGCCACTGACCGGATCGGGCGCCTGGTGGGGGCAGCGGCGGGCCAGGTGGTCGTCACCGACGCGACCACGGTCAACCTGTTCAAGGCCGTCGTGGGGGCGGCGCGCCTGCGCCCGGGACGCACGGTCGTCCTGACCGACCCCGCGTCCTTCCCGACGGACCTCTACATCGCCGGGGCCGCCGCGCGGGTCGAAGGGCTTGACGTCCGCCGGGTGGCCCCGCCCGAGGCACCCCGGGCGATCGCCGAGCTCGGTGCCGCCTTCGACCAGCCACTCACGGGGTGGTTCGGTCACGCCTGACCGTTCGAGATGGCCCGGACCTACACACCTGCCGTGGGGATCGACCGGCTCCGGGTCGGCACTCCCCCGATGCTGTCCGTGCTCGCGCTGGAAGCGGCCCTCGAGGCGTTTGACGGCCTGACCATGCGGGACGTGCGCGCACAGTCGCTGTCGCTCACCTCGACCTTCCTCGACGCCTTGCACGCGCTCGCGGTTGACCTGCCCGTCGCGACGCCGCTCGCACCCGAGCGCCGCGGGTCGCAGCTGTCCCTGCGCCACCCGGACGCCTTCGCCGTGGTGCAGGCGCTCATCGCCCGCGGCGTCATCGGCGACTACCGCGAGCCCGACATCGTCCGGCTCGGGTTCGCGCCGCTGTACGTCACGCACGTCGATGCGGTCGCGGCGGCCGCGGACCTCCGGGCCGTGCTCGACGGGCACGAGTTCGAGCGGGCGGAGTTCGCGTGCCGCGGAGCCGTCACGTGACCCCGGCACACACCGTCCTGGTCACGTGGGGCCAGACTGGGGCCCGCGGGTTGAACGCCTGGACCCACCGACCAGAGGAGTACAGATGAAGCTGGAGACCGTGCTGCGGCAGTCCGAGTCGGACATACTCGACGAGGCGTTCAGCGCCCTGCAGCGCTCGCAGGTGGCCCACTACGAGAGGGCCGGAGAGACGTTCACCCGGGACCGACTGGCCAAGCTGTTCGGCCTCGTCGTCGACGCCATCGAGACGCGCAGCCTCATCCCGCTCTCCGCCTATGCGGACCGCATCGCGTCCGAGCGGTTCGAGGCTGGTTTCGACATCTCCGAGGTGCAGATGGCCTTCAACTCGCTCGAGGAGGCGATGTGGCGCCGGATCGTCAGCGCCGAGCCCCCCGACGCGCTCGCCGAGGCGATCGGACTGCTGAGCACCGTCC is a genomic window containing:
- a CDS encoding RsbRD N-terminal domain-containing protein, with translation MKLETVLRQSESDILDEAFSALQRSQVAHYERAGETFTRDRLAKLFGLVVDAIETRSLIPLSAYADRIASERFEAGFDISEVQMAFNSLEEAMWRRIVSAEPPDALAEAIGLLSTVLGFGKDTMARKYVSLASRKHVPSLDLTALFSGVEEGSPEG
- a CDS encoding YebC/PmpR family DNA-binding transcriptional regulator; amino-acid sequence: MSGHSKWATTKHQKAAKDAKRGKLFAKLIKNIEVAARQGGGDPAGNPTLYDAIQKAKKTSVPNDNIDRALKRGSGAEAGGSDYQTIMYEGYAPNGVALLIECLTDNRNRAAAEVRTALTRNGGQLADPGSVAYVFSRKGVVIVLKATTSGELSEEQILEVVLDAGAEEVNDNGETWEIVSEASDFVAVRTALQQAGIDYDSAEASFVPNLQVPLDLDGAKKMIRCIDALEDSDDVQNVYANGDIPDDVLEQLDSEE
- the yajC gene encoding preprotein translocase subunit YajC; translation: MDNGNGANSLIILALPLLLLGWMFWSANRRTKQMRQFNSSLNVGDQVVTSSGIFGTIRHLDDISAHLEVADGLIMRFDRRAVAMKQADVTAPQPARPQSDDSSEPGQ
- the pdxT gene encoding pyridoxal 5'-phosphate synthase glutaminase subunit PdxT codes for the protein MTVTIGVLAVQGDVREHVAALTDLGVAAVTVRRPHEVDAVDALVIPGGESTVMDKLVRAFELQEPLRKRIANGMPVYGSCAGMIMLADRIADARPDQETLGGIDMTVRRNAFGRQVDSFETDLDYVGLAGTVHAVFIRAPWVEAVGDGVEVLARVSHGAAAGRIVAVRQGNLMATSFHPEVGDDRRIHAEFVRIVEQCR
- the ruvA gene encoding Holliday junction branch migration protein RuvA, whose product is MIASLSGTVLKAGLDSVVVAVGGVGMLVHTTPATAAALRIGQPADLATTLVVREDSLTLYGFATEEEKHVFETVQTVSGVGPRLALAVLAVHDPTSVRRALGSGDIAALTKVPGIGKKGAERLVLELRDKLGALAGSSDGASIGHQRMDGEPWREQVREALVGLGWTVRQADDALDRVAPQAADGASVSAMLRAALRELGR
- the ruvC gene encoding crossover junction endodeoxyribonuclease RuvC, translating into MRVLAVDPGLTRCGVGVIDGLPGRRLSLVEVGVIRTPSTDATPKRLVALEEELREWFERTRPEAVAIERVFADTNLSTVLGTAQCTGIVMMLAERRGLPVTLHTPTEVKAAVSGSGRADKRQVTTMVTRLLGLDHAPRPADAADALALAICHVWRGGTQNRLAAAAEAHATTLAARTATRPNPVPTAGAPRR
- the ruvB gene encoding Holliday junction branch migration DNA helicase RuvB is translated as MTVDEQGWDQSYEATARIVDARSDPDDRQVEAALRPRRLDDFPGQTRVRDQLGLVLRAAKGRGTPPDHVLLSGPPGLGKTTLAMIVASELEQPIRITSGPAIQHAGDLASVLSSLAEGEVLFLDEIHRMSRAAEEMLYLAMEDFRVDVIIGKGPGATAIPLELPPFTVVGATTRAGLLPAPLRDRFGFTGHLDFYDPSDLVTILHRSARLLGLDADEDGIVEISVRSRGTPRIANRLLRRVRDWAQVHGEDRVTQAAARQALELFDVDERGLDRLDRAVLDALCRRFGGGPVGLSTLAVAVGEEPDTVETVAEPFLVREGFMVRTPRGRAASALAWQHLGLTAPLDAQGLWGATLPLEEGTNGRFET
- the secD gene encoding protein translocase subunit SecD, translated to MARSITTKKAALRSLAVLLALTVGLAVLAGGLFQWAGGQLTPRLGLDLEGGTEMVLAPVIEDGSAVNPGQLDRAVEIIRQRIDANGVAESEISTQGGRNIVVAIPGTPSEEQLDAIRKPSQLRFRAVFVQDFERAAPQATPEGTPSGTATTGTSSGTATTTGTPTPSASTTAASGVIPEGLRAATTAPTTSATGSPASTATTPASTEAPPAPTGAELEAAIAAQTSRGLLTLGWEQAKADQAAAKVAKEYVGLNCLEPGAVDRATDLKDAPMATCGEDGVSKYVLGPVEIDGSEIGDATSGYQPGPTGQPTSIVEVRLSFKDSGRATFAEVTKRLVGLQGQPPLDQFAVVLDKRVITAPQAKAVISDGRASITGSFTIDSAQRLAEQLKFGALPMSFALQTNDTITPQLGEEQLRLGLLAGLIGLILVVVYSMFQYRALGMVTVISLVVAATLTYLALVVLGTTHGFRLTMAGVTGAIVAIGVTADSFIVYFERIRDEVREGRPLVAAVETGWKRARRTIIAADAVNLLAAVVLYVLASANVRGFAFTLGLTTLIDLAVVMLFTHPMVQLLARTEFFGNGHKWSGLDPERLGAKESPRYRGRGQFRPASAPTVTRATQLAEGKAHS